One region of Neisseria mucosa genomic DNA includes:
- a CDS encoding IS30 family transposase: MSYTQLTQDLSRHCTIAEIAKQLNRHKSTISREIKRHCIQGQQYSAEKAQKQSRLTKQHRRKPYKLDSQLVQHIDTLIRRKLSPEQVCAYLRKHHGITLHHSTVYRYLRQDKNNGGTLWQHLRICSKPYRKPYRKRYGSTWTKGKVPDRVGIENRPAIVDQKKRIGDWEADTIVGKGQKSALLTLVERVTRYTIICKLKNLKAEDTTLAAIRVLKAYKARVHTITMDNGKEFYQHTKIAKALKAKTYFCRPYHSWEKGLNENTNGLIRQYFPKQTDFRNISDREIRRVQDELNHRPRKTLGYETPSVLFLNLFKPLIH, translated from the coding sequence ATGAGCTACACACAACTGACCCAAGACCTGTCCCGCCACTGCACCATCGCCGAAATCGCCAAACAACTTAACCGCCACAAAAGCACCATCAGCCGAGAAATCAAGCGGCACTGCATCCAAGGACAGCAATACAGCGCCGAAAAAGCACAGAAGCAAAGCCGGCTGACCAAACAGCACCGGCGAAAACCCTATAAGCTCGATTCGCAGCTGGTTCAACACATCGACACCCTTATCCGCCGCAAACTCAGTCCCGAACAGGTATGCGCCTACCTGCGCAAACACCACGGTATCACACTCCATCACAGCACCGTTTACCGCTACCTTCGCCAAGACAAAAACAACGGCGGCACTTTGTGGCAACACCTCAGAATATGCAGCAAACCCTACCGCAAACCCTACCGCAAACGCTACGGCAGCACATGGACCAAAGGCAAAGTGCCCGACCGTGTCGGCATAGAAAACCGACCCGCCATCGTCGACCAAAAAAAACGCATCGGCGATTGGGAAGCCGACACCATCGTCGGCAAAGGACAGAAAAGCGCATTACTGACCTTGGTCGAACGCGTTACCCGCTACACCATCATCTGCAAATTGAAGAACTTAAAAGCCGAAGACACTACCCTAGCGGCCATTAGGGTATTAAAGGCATATAAAGCCAGAGTCCACACCATCACCATGGATAACGGCAAAGAGTTCTACCAACACACCAAAATAGCCAAAGCATTGAAGGCGAAAACCTATTTTTGCCGCCCTTACCATTCGTGGGAGAAAGGGCTGAATGAGAACACCAATGGACTCATCCGGCAATATTTCCCCAAACAAACCGATTTCCGAAACATCAGTGATCGGGAGATACGCAGGGTTCAAGATGAGTTGAACCACCGGCCAAGAAAAACACTTGGCTACGAAACGCCAAGTGTTTTATTCTTGAATCTGTTCAAACCACTGATACACTAG
- a CDS encoding ABC transporter ATP-binding protein codes for MLDISNLYYAYRNRLVLNGINLTLDKGGLLTLLGRNGVGKSTLLNCIAGLLKPQRGRIMLDGKSVQSMSARQMAKITAYVPQYSPQTYRYTMLEYAVLGCAARLGIMQKPEAADYERAVQALEVLGIAHLADHIYMDASGGEKQLANIAKVLVQEPQLILFDEPTSALDYGNAAKTLRLIADLSERGYTVVMTTHNPEHPLLLYGRCPNSQTAILDGSGHLKAGDTAEIVNEENLCRLYQVDLTLVDVPGSQHKACTLTGL; via the coding sequence ATGTTGGATATTAGTAATCTGTATTATGCATACCGGAATCGTTTGGTTTTAAACGGGATTAATTTGACACTGGACAAAGGAGGACTGCTGACGCTGCTTGGTCGAAATGGGGTGGGAAAATCTACTTTGTTAAACTGCATTGCCGGTTTGTTAAAGCCGCAACGTGGCCGGATTATGTTGGATGGCAAGTCGGTGCAGTCCATGAGTGCGCGCCAAATGGCAAAGATAACCGCTTATGTGCCTCAGTATTCACCGCAAACCTACCGTTATACGATGTTGGAGTATGCAGTCCTTGGTTGTGCAGCGCGATTGGGAATAATGCAGAAGCCTGAAGCTGCGGATTATGAACGGGCAGTGCAGGCGTTGGAAGTTTTGGGCATCGCCCACCTCGCCGACCACATTTATATGGATGCTAGCGGCGGAGAAAAGCAGTTGGCAAATATTGCCAAAGTGTTGGTACAGGAACCGCAGCTGATTTTATTTGACGAACCTACATCAGCTTTGGACTACGGTAATGCCGCTAAAACCTTACGCCTGATTGCGGACTTGTCGGAACGAGGTTATACCGTAGTAATGACGACACATAATCCGGAACATCCATTGTTGCTGTATGGCCGCTGCCCGAACAGTCAGACGGCCATTTTGGACGGGTCGGGCCATTTGAAGGCGGGGGATACGGCAGAGATTGTTAATGAAGAGAACCTGTGCCGTTTGTATCAGGTTGATTTGACCTTGGTGGATGTCCCTGGCAGCCAACACAAAGCCTGCACTTTAACCGGCTTGTAA